From the genome of Deinococcus malanensis:
ACCTCGAAGGCGTCCTTGACCTCCTTGCTCCAGGGCACACCCATCAGGTTGCCGGTGAGAATGAGATGGCCCGTGGAGCTGATCGGCAGAAATTCCGTTATGCCTTCCACGATGCCGTAAACAATGGCGTAGACCCAGTCCATCACCGCGCAAGTGTAATGCCACAGCACCCGACACGTGCGTCAGCCAGATGGTGGAGACTGACTGACGATGTTCACTCCCTGGCTTGACCGCTGGTCACTGACGCCGGATGGCGTTCATGTTCATACCCACAGCAGCGATCTTCTGCCAGTCCTGAGGGCCGGGCAGAAAGCCATGCTGAAAGTCGCACGGTCGTTCGAGGAAGAGCAGGGCCACCAGCTGATGGTGTGGTGGGACGCACGGGGCGCAGCCCGGGTACTGAAGCATGAAGGCGCAGCCTTGCTATTGGAACGGCTGGAAGACTCTCCTACCCTGACCGGACTCGTGGAAGCGGGGCAGGATGATCAGGCGACGCGGATTCTGTGCAAGGTGGCGGCCCACCTGCACGCCCCCCGGCCACTTCCGTGGCCAGAGCTTACGACCCTGGGTCGCTGGTTCCGGGCATTGGAAGCCGCGGCACCGGGCGGAGGACTGCTGGCCCGATCCTGGGATACTGCGCAGGGTCTTCTGGGTGAACCACAAGAGGTCTGCCCGCTTCATGGCGACATTCATCACGGCAATGTCCTGTTCAGCTCCCAGCGCGGATGGCTGGCCATTGATCCCAAGGGCCTGGTCGGCGAGAGGACCTTCGACTTTGCCAACGTCCTGTGCAATCCCACGCTGGATCTTGCCCGCCACCCTGGCCGGCTGGCGCGCCAGGCCACCCTTCTTGCCGAAGAAGCCTGTCTGGACCGCACCCGCCTGCTGCGCTGGACGGCCGCATACGCCGGGCTCTCGGCCGCGTGGCATCTGGAAGATGGACAAGCGCAACAGGCACAGGACGTGCTGGGTCTGGCAGGCCTGGCCCTGCCAGACCTTGGCGAAGAGATCAGCTGAGACCTGGCCTATTCCCAGACAGCCCGGCAGCCGGTATACTTTTCGTTTGGGTGCCCCCGTGATCCCTGCCCCCTCGCGCTCGAGCGTCGCGTGGGAGCCTGGCCCGAGAAGCGTCGTCTGACGCGAGGCTGGCACGAGGACGGCAAACTCTTCCCGATTTCTAACGCTCAGGAGTCATGATGTCGTACATCAGCATGAAGCAGCTGCTCGAAGCAGGCGTTCACTTCGGCCACGAAACCAAGCGCTGGAACCCCAAGTTCAAGCGTTTCATCTTCGCCGAGCGCAATGGCATTTTCATCATCGACCTGCAGAAGACCCTCAAGCAGGTGGACCGCAGCTTCGACTACATCAAGGACCTCTCCGAGCGCGGCGGCGTGATTCTTTTCGTCGGGACGAAAAAGCAGGCCCAGGAAATCGTGGAGCTCGAAGCGCGCCGCACCGGCATGCCCTTCGTCACCAGCCGCTGGCTCGGTGGCATGCTCACCAACTTCAAGACCATGCGCACCCGCATTGACCGCCTGAATGAACTCGACGAGATGTTCGAGTCCGGGCGCATCAACGACCGCCTCAAGGCCGAACGTATCCAGCTGGGCGCCGAGCGCGAGCGTCTCCAGCGCTTCGTCGGCGGCATCCGCAAGATGACCCGCCTGCCCGACGCGATCTTCGTGGTGGACCCCACCAAGGAAGTTATCGCCGTTCAGGAAGCCAACAAGCTGGGCATTCCCGTGATCGCCCTGGCGGACACCGACTCCGACCCGGATGTCATCGACTACATCGTGCCCGGCAACGACGACGCCATCCGCAGTATCCAGCTGATCACCCACCGCATCGGTGACCTGCTGGTCGAAGCGCGCGGCGGCGGCGAGGACGTGGCAGCCGAGGGTATGGAGCAGGGCGCCCAGAGCGACGAGCAGGCCGAAGAAATCCAGGCTTAAGGCGCACGGCGGCAAGAGAGGGTGCTGTCCGGGCCACGACGCACGGACTCCGCCCTCTTTGCCCTGGCCCTGACGGGCAGACGGCCACTCAAGCTCTCAACTGAACCTCTGGAGGTAACCAAGCATGATGGAATCGATCAAGAAGCTGCGTGAACTGACCGGCGCAGGCATGATGGACGTCAAGAAGGCCCTGTCCGACGCCGGCAACGACGAAGACAAGGCTGTAGCTCTGCTGCGCGAGCGCGGCATCGTGAAGGCGGCCAAGAAGGCTGACCGCGAGGCCAAGGAAGGCATCGTGCGTTTCGTGGTGGAAGGCAACCGCGCCGCCATCGTGGAAGTCAACAGTGAGACGGACTTCGTGGCCCGTAACAGCGACTTCCAGGCCCTGGTCGAGAATCTGGCCCGGACCGCACTAAGCGCCAAAACCAGCGATATCGAGGAATTCCGCAGCTTCGGCATGGACGGCGAGACCGTCGGCACCGTGGTGGCTGCGGCCGCTGGCAAGATCGGCGAGAACCTGGTGCTCAACCGCGTCGCGTACCTGGAAGGCGACAAGGTGGCTGGCTACGTTCACAGCAACGGCAAGATCGGTGTGCTGGTCGACGTGGCAGGTGGCGACGATACCAAGGCCAAGGACGTGGCCCTGCACGTGGCCGCCGAGCGCCCGCA
Proteins encoded in this window:
- the tsf gene encoding translation elongation factor Ts, giving the protein MMESIKKLRELTGAGMMDVKKALSDAGNDEDKAVALLRERGIVKAAKKADREAKEGIVRFVVEGNRAAIVEVNSETDFVARNSDFQALVENLARTALSAKTSDIEEFRSFGMDGETVGTVVAAAAGKIGENLVLNRVAYLEGDKVAGYVHSNGKIGVLVDVAGGDDTKAKDVALHVAAERPQYLSRDEVNQDDIEKEREILTNKALNEGKPQQIVEKIVSGQIGKFYEEKVLPEQRYVKDNSMTVGQYLGDASVKRFVRFEIGA
- the rpsB gene encoding 30S ribosomal protein S2 yields the protein MSYISMKQLLEAGVHFGHETKRWNPKFKRFIFAERNGIFIIDLQKTLKQVDRSFDYIKDLSERGGVILFVGTKKQAQEIVELEARRTGMPFVTSRWLGGMLTNFKTMRTRIDRLNELDEMFESGRINDRLKAERIQLGAERERLQRFVGGIRKMTRLPDAIFVVDPTKEVIAVQEANKLGIPVIALADTDSDPDVIDYIVPGNDDAIRSIQLITHRIGDLLVEARGGGEDVAAEGMEQGAQSDEQAEEIQA
- a CDS encoding aminoglycoside phosphotransferase family protein — encoded protein: MFTPWLDRWSLTPDGVHVHTHSSDLLPVLRAGQKAMLKVARSFEEEQGHQLMVWWDARGAARVLKHEGAALLLERLEDSPTLTGLVEAGQDDQATRILCKVAAHLHAPRPLPWPELTTLGRWFRALEAAAPGGGLLARSWDTAQGLLGEPQEVCPLHGDIHHGNVLFSSQRGWLAIDPKGLVGERTFDFANVLCNPTLDLARHPGRLARQATLLAEEACLDRTRLLRWTAAYAGLSAAWHLEDGQAQQAQDVLGLAGLALPDLGEEIS